In one Acidimicrobiales bacterium genomic region, the following are encoded:
- a CDS encoding isoprenylcysteine carboxylmethyltransferase family protein: MGRRVARPAGPAANVAKTVLQIVVVWGFALGALPWLAVQAEDAVGVARWDWPGRHVLGAVVLVAGSSLGLVSAWVMATVGRGTPVPFDAARELVVVGPYRVVRNPMAVSAAVQMVGVAIAYGSAATLALAVGGAVLWNVAIRPGEERFLAERFGRSYEAYRAAVRCWVPRRHIWRAPGVGVP; encoded by the coding sequence GTGGGTCGCCGGGTCGCCCGCCCTGCCGGTCCGGCGGCGAACGTCGCGAAGACGGTCCTCCAGATCGTCGTGGTGTGGGGTTTCGCTCTGGGGGCGCTGCCCTGGCTGGCGGTCCAGGCAGAGGACGCCGTCGGCGTCGCCCGCTGGGACTGGCCCGGGCGCCACGTTCTCGGCGCAGTGGTCCTCGTCGCCGGAAGCTCGCTCGGTCTGGTGTCGGCGTGGGTGATGGCGACCGTCGGCCGAGGGACGCCGGTGCCGTTCGACGCGGCCCGTGAGCTGGTCGTCGTCGGTCCCTACCGCGTCGTCCGCAACCCGATGGCCGTGAGCGCGGCGGTCCAGATGGTCGGGGTCGCGATCGCCTACGGCTCGGCGGCCACGCTGGCCCTGGCCGTCGGTGGTGCCGTTCTGTGGAACGTCGCCATCCGGCCGGGCGAGGAGAGGTTCCTCGCCGAGCGATTCGGCCGGTCCTACGAGGCCTACCGGGCCGCGGTGCGCTGCTGGGTCCCCCGCCGTCACATCTGGCGGGCGCCGGGGGTCGGTGTGCCCTGA